In Actinomadura luteofluorescens, the sequence TGATCGCGCCCAGTACCCCCGCAGCGACGACGGTGAGGCCGTGCAGGCCGGTCGGCGGCGTGATCACCTCGCTGATCGTCTTGGCGACGCCGACGCCGAGCAGGGCACCGATCATGTTCATCGCGGCCGCCATGCCGAGCGCCACCCGCGGGGTGAGCGCCCGGGTCGAGACCGCCGTGGCGATCGCGTTGGCCGCGTCGTGGAACCCGTTGGTGTAGTCGAACACCAGGGCCACCACGACGACGAGGATCAGCACCGCCATCTGCGCGCCCGAGCGGAGCCCGAGCGCGCCCGCGACCATGACCACCAGCACGCCGGCGAGCAGGAGCAGCCAGGCGCGACCGCTCACCCGGCGGGTCGCCTGCTCGCCCAGCGTCTCGGCGGTGGCCGGGGACTCCTTGGTGAGGGTGGCGCCGGGGTCCTCGGCAGCGCTCATGATTCCTTGACCGCGATGGTCTCGACCGTGTTCGCCACGTGCTCGAAGGCGTCGGCGGCGTCCTCCAGCCGGTCGATGATCTGCTTGAGCTTCAGCACGGTCAGGGTGTCGTACTCACCGCTGAACAGCTGGGCCAGCAGCTTGCGGTAGACCTGGTCGCCCTGGTTCTCCAGCCGGTTGATCTCGATCCAGTACTCGTTGAGCTCCTTCATCGACCGCAGCCGGGGCATGGCCTCGGCGGTCAGTTCGGCGGCGCGCTCCAGAACCTCGACCATGTGGACGATGCCCTTGGGGAACTCGTCGATCTTGTAGAGGACGACGAGGTCCGCGGCCTCCTCCATCTCGTCCATGACGTCGTCGATCGTGGAGGCCAGCCGGTAGATGTCCTCACGGTCGAAGGGCGTGATGAACGTTTCGTTCAACCGTCGCATGATCGCATGGGTGTTTTCGTCGCCTGCGTGTTCGCAGGCGCGCATCTTCTCCGCGATCGCCGCCCGGTCGGCGCCGTCGCTGATGAGTTCCACGAGCAGCCTGGCGCCGGTGACCAGGTTGTTCGCCGAGTCGGCGAACATGTCGTAGAAGCTGTCCTCACGCGGCGTGAGACGCAAGCGCACGTCGTTCTCCTGATGTGCCGGAACAGTCCGCTGAGGATCGTAGGCGCAACCAGCCGTAAAAAGAACCTTTGCCCCGGCTTCGGCTGCTGTCCGCCATCCTCTCACCTACAAGGTTGCCCTAGATCAGGAGGTACATACCCCGCGAGAAGCCCCCTATCTGGAGGAACGTCCGCCGTTTCGGGCCGTTCCGGGGGCCTGAGCGCACCGACAGGGGTGATCATGAGTGAGATTCGTTACAGTGCCGCGACCTGGGCGGCGAGCTACGGCGGGGCTGAAATGACGAACCGGGGACGCCCCGAAACGGCGTCCCCGGTAACGGTGCTCAATCTCGTGGCGTCAGCTCACGTCGACCTGCGTCGCCGGACCGCACTCCGAGTACCAAGTCGATCTCGGCGATGGTCAGCGGCCGCTCCGCGTCCGCCACCGCACCGAGCATCTCAGCATAGAGTTCGATCTCATCCAGCGCAACGCGGTCGTGGACGCGCAGATCAAGGTTCTGGCGCACCGCGTCCACCTCCGTTCGTTCCCCACACCCGTCGTCGAGGCTACGCGTCTCGTCGCGACGGGCACATGACCCAAGAGGGCCATTCGAGGGCCACCTCGGCCCTGCCCGTCCGGGGGAGGTCCGCATGCGCCGCCGCACGGCCGCACACACCGGTTTCGGGAGCCGCGCCCCGGACTGGCTAGCCTTCCCAGGTGGTGCCGATCTGATGCCTATGACCCATTGCCCATGGGACGAACGGGCCGGTCACCGCTCCTGCGGGAACCCGGGCCGCAACCCCGGCTGCGTCCCCTGGTGGAAGCCTCCGAGCATCTGCTCCAGCGGCGATTCGGGCAGGTCGCGGACCGTCAGCCGGGCCACGGTCGCGGCGTTGACGTCGGCCCCCGCGAGCCGGGCCGCCTGCCGCGCCACCGTCTGGTCGAACAGCGCGCGGACCGTCCGCGCGTAGGCGAACTGCGGGTCGTCCCGCAGCCGCGAGAACCGGTTGAGCAGCTCGACGCGCAGCTCCTCGTCCAGCATGTAGAGGTCG encodes:
- a CDS encoding DUF47 domain-containing protein yields the protein MRLRLTPREDSFYDMFADSANNLVTGARLLVELISDGADRAAIAEKMRACEHAGDENTHAIMRRLNETFITPFDREDIYRLASTIDDVMDEMEEAADLVVLYKIDEFPKGIVHMVEVLERAAELTAEAMPRLRSMKELNEYWIEINRLENQGDQVYRKLLAQLFSGEYDTLTVLKLKQIIDRLEDAADAFEHVANTVETIAVKES